From Clostridium cylindrosporum DSM 605:
AGAATCTATTAGATATATTTATTAAATCAAGTATATACGAAATGGATTTTTGGAACATGGCATATAAAAAGGAGATGTAGCTAAAGGTGACAAGTAGTATATTGAATTTTTCCGATGTTACATTTAAATACAAATCTGAAGAGTTTAATTTAATAGAAAAACTAAATCTAAACATAAATAATGGAGAGTTTGTAAGTATAATAGGTCCAAGTGGATGCGGAAAAAGTACATTGTTTAGACTTATAACAAAGCTTGAAAAGGCTAGTAATGGAGAAATTATAATCAATAATCAAGATGTAGAAGGTAGAAAGGATTCTGTAGGTTATATGCCTCAAAGAGATTTGTTAATTCCATGGAGAACTATCCTTGAAAATGCATGTCTACCTTTAGAAATTAAAGGTGTTCCTAAGAAAGAAGCTATATCAAGAGGTAGGGAATACCTAAAAATATTTAAGCTTGAGGATTGTGAAAACAAGTATCCTAGGGAGCTTTCAGGAGGTATGAGACAAAGAGTATCCTTTTTAAGAACTCTTTTAACAGGATCTAACTTGTTACTACTTGATGAACCATTTAGTGCTTTAGATGCAATTACTAAGGTTACACTACAAGAGTGGCTACAGGAGCAGTGGATTAAACTTAAAAAAACGATAATCTTCATAACACATGACGTAGAAGAAGCGATGTTTTTATCAAGTAGAATATTTGTAGTTACAGATAAACCTATAAGTAAATTAAAAGAAATTGAAATTCCTTTAGACTATCCTAGAAATAGGCATATGTTAGCAAGGGAAGACTTAGTTAAGATTAAGGAACAACTTATAGATGAGTTAAAACAGAAGGTGAAAATATGAGAAAGTACACTCCAGCAATAATACTCACAAGTATTCTTCTAATTATATGGGAAGCAGTAGCTAGGAGTATAAACATAATGTTTATATTGCCATCTCCTACAAGGATACTAGTAAAGATATGGGAACTAAGAGAAATATTATTTACGGTACATTTGTCAGCAAGTTTAACAGTAACGGTTATAGGTCTTTTAATTTCTATATTACTAGGGGTAGGAGTAGCTGTTCTTATGAGTATTAATGAAAATATAAAAAATGCGGTATATCCTATTTTAGTTGCAACACAGACTATACCTATAACTGCATTAGCGCCGCTATTTATACTATGGTTTGGATATACAATATGGAGTAAAGTCTTAGTTGCAACATTAATAACCTTTTTTCCTATAGCAGTAAATGTTTTTGATGGGCTTTCATCTACTAAAAGGGAAATGGAAGAGCTTTTAATAACATACGGTGCTACTAAGAAGGATATTTTCTTAAAGCTAAGGATTCCATCATCTTTACCATACTTCTTTTCAGCCCTTAAAATATCAGTACCATTTGCAGTTATAGGTGCTGCAATAGGGGAATGGCTAGGGTCTCAAAGCGGACT
This genomic window contains:
- a CDS encoding ABC transporter ATP-binding protein, whose translation is MTSSILNFSDVTFKYKSEEFNLIEKLNLNINNGEFVSIIGPSGCGKSTLFRLITKLEKASNGEIIINNQDVEGRKDSVGYMPQRDLLIPWRTILENACLPLEIKGVPKKEAISRGREYLKIFKLEDCENKYPRELSGGMRQRVSFLRTLLTGSNLLLLDEPFSALDAITKVTLQEWLQEQWIKLKKTIIFITHDVEEAMFLSSRIFVVTDKPISKLKEIEIPLDYPRNRHMLAREDLVKIKEQLIDELKQKVKI
- a CDS encoding ABC transporter permease; translated protein: MRKYTPAIILTSILLIIWEAVARSINIMFILPSPTRILVKIWELREILFTVHLSASLTVTVIGLLISILLGVGVAVLMSINENIKNAVYPILVATQTIPITALAPLFILWFGYTIWSKVLVATLITFFPIAVNVFDGLSSTKREMEELLITYGATKKDIFLKLRIPSSLPYFFSALKISVPFAVIGAAIGEWLGSQSGLGYLSKRMMTQLDGAGVFAPIVILSLIAIIFVSIVRVIERKVITWRNE